One genomic segment of Methanothermobacter wolfeii includes these proteins:
- a CDS encoding DUF11 domain-containing protein, with protein sequence MTNLGPYDATGVKVQITRSSPYPMTYLGHEVSWDAGTTWVSGDPSYSPLTDTWTIGNLPKGQVYKLVVHQQATAAGTAQFTAKVSGDQYDQNLTNNQDNATLTVREGSPETSKTEADMIPMQETGVPAGALAAAVSVLAAGLVLSRR encoded by the coding sequence GTGACAAACCTTGGACCCTATGATGCCACCGGCGTTAAGGTTCAGATAACACGCAGCAGCCCCTATCCAATGACATACCTTGGACATGAGGTTTCATGGGATGCCGGTACAACATGGGTATCCGGTGATCCATCATACAGTCCTCTGACGGATACATGGACCATTGGAAACCTTCCAAAGGGCCAGGTCTATAAACTAGTTGTGCACCAGCAGGCAACTGCAGCCGGAACAGCACAGTTCACGGCAAAGGTCTCAGGAGACCAGTATGATCAGAATTTAACCAACAACCAGGATAATGCCACGTTAACGGTCAGAGAAGGGTCTCCAGAAACTTCAAAAACCGAAGCAGACATGATACCTATGCAGGAGACAGGTGTGCCCGCCGGTGCACTGGCAGCTGCAGTCTCAGTACTGGCGGCGGGTCTTGTACTATCCAGAAGATGA
- a CDS encoding restriction endonuclease codes for MEELKKKKLVDFIAKVMEDSGFKVYKDFRTSQHIVDIYGILPTTLGDIGVVVACKNYDENWKVGMDVLKEMEMAAKTLKASKIVIVTTSDFSSQARNYAVKRNMKLIDRKGLVKIAEEFSKRIQAPEEEEDEEGYYDEEEVEVYSPPTTVLGNSTRGLLSKKEHRTPVAPLVKGLLQNTVILIVTVVIISFLLATLLQMTAGLTTSLAGVMKIMIAAALSYGIPYIVEDDGAVVMIKGTIVFFSSLMILVIMILI; via the coding sequence GTGGAAGAGTTGAAGAAGAAAAAGCTGGTTGATTTCATTGCCAAAGTAATGGAGGATTCTGGGTTCAAGGTTTACAAGGATTTCAGGACCTCACAGCATATAGTCGATATCTATGGTATTCTTCCAACCACCCTCGGGGATATCGGGGTTGTTGTGGCCTGCAAAAATTATGATGAAAACTGGAAGGTTGGCATGGATGTCCTCAAGGAGATGGAGATGGCTGCAAAGACCCTGAAGGCATCCAAGATAGTCATTGTAACCACATCCGATTTCTCATCACAGGCCAGGAACTATGCTGTGAAGAGGAACATGAAACTTATAGACCGGAAGGGTCTTGTTAAGATTGCAGAGGAATTCTCAAAGAGGATACAGGCTCCTGAAGAAGAGGAGGATGAAGAAGGTTACTATGATGAAGAGGAGGTTGAGGTTTACAGCCCCCCAACCACGGTTCTCGGCAACAGTACAAGGGGATTGCTCTCAAAGAAGGAACATCGGACTCCAGTAGCCCCCCTTGTAAAGGGTCTCCTCCAGAATACCGTTATACTCATAGTCACCGTTGTTATCATTTCATTCCTGCTTGCAACGCTTCTACAGATGACTGCAGGACTTACCACAAGCCTGGCGGGCGTTATGAAGATAATGATTGCAGCAGCATTATCCTACGGTATACCCTACATTGTCGAGGATGATGGTGCCGTTGTTATGATAAAGGGGACCATAGTGTTCTTCAGTTCACTCATGATCCTTGTTATAATGATACTGATCTAG
- the surE gene encoding 5'/3'-nucleotidase SurE — protein MKILITNDDGVNSSGILAARDAVRELGETLVVAPATQQSGIGHALTLFEPIRVTEVTLRDGSDAYAVSGTPTDAVILGIFELMDEKPDLVISGINMGENLGKSELTTSGTIGAAMEAAVHGVPSLAVSLQVRSGDIKFHDGHVDVDFSVAAEITGRVAENILRKGLPDGVDFLNLNIPSHPSSDEVMLTRLGDRMYNVHIKKRLDPRGRPYYWIDGDPAGDDAPGTDVHTLKAENRPTLTPVSLDCTSSLDLMVDWLE, from the coding sequence ATGAAAATTCTGATAACTAATGATGATGGAGTGAACTCATCAGGAATACTGGCAGCCAGAGACGCTGTCAGGGAACTTGGAGAGACACTGGTAGTGGCCCCGGCAACCCAGCAGAGCGGGATAGGCCATGCCCTGACACTATTTGAACCGATAAGGGTGACTGAAGTTACACTCAGGGATGGATCAGACGCATATGCAGTCTCAGGGACACCAACCGATGCGGTGATCCTTGGAATATTTGAACTCATGGATGAAAAACCAGACCTTGTTATTTCAGGGATAAATATGGGTGAAAATCTTGGTAAATCCGAACTCACAACCTCCGGGACCATAGGGGCTGCGATGGAGGCTGCAGTTCATGGCGTGCCCTCCCTTGCAGTTTCACTCCAGGTTAGAAGCGGGGATATCAAGTTCCATGATGGGCATGTGGATGTTGATTTCTCGGTGGCTGCAGAAATCACCGGGCGTGTTGCAGAGAATATTCTGAGGAAGGGACTCCCTGATGGGGTTGACTTCCTCAACCTGAACATACCCTCCCATCCATCATCCGATGAGGTGATGTTAACAAGGCTGGGGGACCGTATGTACAATGTCCATATCAAGAAGCGTCTTGATCCCAGGGGAAGGCCCTACTACTGGATAGATGGGGATCCGGCGGGTGATGATGCACCCGGCACCGATGTCCATACACTGAAGGCTGAGAACAGGCCCACATTGACCCCTGTATCACTTGACTGCACATCAAGCCTTGATTTGATGGTTGACTGGCTTGAATAG